GGAGAAGAATAAAAACAACCGATCGAAACAAAACATAAGATCCACAACGGAAAACGAAGGAGAATCATAACTCACCGTCCAGCTTTTATAGAAGAGACAACCTTATCTTCGTTCGAATTTTTATCGATCTAAATTCTTCAGCGTGTCAAAAGACCTGCGTCTAAAACGAGTTGCGCTCCCGTTACATAACGGCTCTTCTTAGAACTCAAATACAGGACCGCTTCCGCGACGTCCTCAACTTCGATCCAAGGGACCGGGAGCAAATTTCCAGCGGAACGTTCCGCGATTTCCTGCGGTGTGGCTCCTTCTAAAAAGGCAAGGCCATCGTTCATCGGCGTATTGACTCCGGTCGGATGGATGGAATTCACCCGAATTCCGTGGGGCGCGAGTTCGATCGCCCAAGATTTGGTAAGACCCGCAAGTCCCCACTTCGAAGCGGCATAGTGAGACAAACGATTCATTCCTCTCAGGCCCGCGATCGAAGAATTATTGATGATCACCCCGGACTTTTGAGCTATCAGAATCGGAATGACTCGTCTCGCCACAAGCCACGCTCCCTTGAGGTTGATATCGATCATAGAATCCCAAGCTTCCTCCGTAAGTTCATGCGCGAGTCCGTAGGCGCAAATCCCTGCGTTGTTAAATAGTATGTCGATTCTTCCAAAAGCGTCTAACGTTCCCTGAACTGCCTTTTGTATATCCGCGTCATTTCTTACATCGCCTTGAAAAACGAGAGCTTTTGATCCAAGTCCTTCGACTTCCTTTTTCAGACTTTCCAATTCGTCGGTATTGCCTAACGTATATGCGGGATAGGAAAGTTGTTTTGCGACGTCGAACCCGACGACGAACGCCCCTTCTTTTGAGGAACTCCTCCGGAAGTTTTAAGAATTTCTACCATAGATTATCCGTCAAAGAATCGGAAGATTCAAACTTAGCAAGAAAATATTCTTATATAAAAGAATTTATTCTAATATAACAAATTCCTATCCGGATCCTTTCCCTGCTTCGCCTTCGATCGAGAGTTTGATCTGAGTTTCCCGTTGACAGAAAGATAATTCTGGGTAGAACGTTTGGATTCTAAATTCCGTCAGGAATTCATTTCTAAATTCTCCAACGAGGTTTTATGGCATTTCGAAGAACGATCGGAGCGAGCGCTTCCGAAGACAGGCTGGAAAAATTGATCCAGGACCGATTGCAACCCGGAGCGGACAAGGCGAAAGTCGATCAGAGAATCTGGGACCTATTCGGCGAAGAATGGTGCGTGATGTTCACGGATCTTTCCGGTTTTTCCAGAGGAGTCGAACGATTCGGGATCATTCATTTTTTACAAACCATTCACGAATCCGAAAGAATTCTTATCCCGATCATCGAAGATCACGACGGAATTCTTTTGAAGTCCGAAGGCGACAGCTTTCTCGTGATCTTTCGAAACGTCGGAAAGGGAATCGAATCTGCGATCAAGATGCAACAGATTCTCGTACACTACAACCAAGACAAGATTCCGGAAGAAAAAATTCTTCTCTGCGTCGGACTCGGCTTCGGAAAGGTTTTAAAAATCGGAGATTCGGACGTATTCGGATCCGAAGTAAACAC
This is a stretch of genomic DNA from Leptospira stimsonii. It encodes these proteins:
- a CDS encoding adenylate/guanylate cyclase domain-containing protein, giving the protein MAFRRTIGASASEDRLEKLIQDRLQPGADKAKVDQRIWDLFGEEWCVMFTDLSGFSRGVERFGIIHFLQTIHESERILIPIIEDHDGILLKSEGDSFLVIFRNVGKGIESAIKMQQILVHYNQDKIPEEKILLCVGLGFGKVLKIGDSDVFGSEVNTASKLGEDTADAGEILVTQSVFEQVREKHLRFEELPEAPAGTPKAYRLVY